The Macaca mulatta isolate MMU2019108-1 chromosome 19, T2T-MMU8v2.0, whole genome shotgun sequence sequence CACTTGTGGTTTGTTGCCACGGTGCAGGTTTATTTTTATGAAGCCAAATGTATGAGTATTTCTTTAATTGTGCTGGCGTGGGAGTCGGTGCTTCTCCCCACACCCGGGTTTCAGGGAAGTTCCCTCGGGTTTCTTCTTCATGTCAAGATCTCCAGTCTATTTGGAGTTCCTTCTTGTATGTGATGTGAGGAATGggtctcattttatctttttccaagTGGCTATTGGAGGAAGTTTTTAAACGAGAAGAGAAATTCAGAAGATGCTgcaagagatggggtctttacgGCGACCGATGTCTCGCTAAGTCAGAACAAAAAGACTCAGGCACACCCACCAGAAGGACCAGAACTTTGAGCGGATCAATGCCACAGAGCTGGGCTCAGGGAAACGGAAGGGATATGGGAGGGAGCGAAAGCATTTAACGGGGGAAGGTCTGGGTAAGCCGATAAGTTTTGGGGAATCAAGGGGGATAAATACACGTGAGTAGGGCTCTGAAGTTAGAGGCAATGAAttgaacaaaaaagaaacagtagCTTCCAAAAGGGAGTGTGACCAAGAGACGCCCGTAGAGGCAGGTGATGAACATCCAGGGCtggccgggcacgggggctcacgcctgtgatcccagcacttgggaaggcagaggcatgtggatcgcttgagcacaggagtctGCTGAAGTAGGGGACAGCTTACGGTTTGGATCAGGGTCATCAAGCTGGGGACGTGCCAGGTACACGGAGGTGGGGGAGATGTTGGGGGCAGGTGTGGACACTAAGCAATGGTGTCGGAGGCTGCTGGGGAGTCTCAGGGTCTGGCAGGAGCAGATGTGAACTCCCAGGAGTGGTGGACATGAATTAGGGGTCCTAGAAGCCTCACCACCGACTAAGGAAGCTGTGAAGTAAAGACCAGAGAAcccgggggagggggaggcctTAGATGCTCCCCACCCTATCGACCAGGATGGACCCAGGCATCCACCCAGCTGGGTGGAGCAGAGACTCCAAGGCAGGAAGGACCTGAGTTCTGTCTCCCTGTCGTTCTCTTGGTCCCTTTCACGCTGTCTTCCCCGGCCCCCATCTGTCAATGGCCATGATTAGGTCACAGACCCAAGCTCTGGCCACCAGGGCAGGCAGAGAGATGACCCAACCTCCATAGCACCAGTGGAGGGGGGCGGGGCCTGCCTCCCACCTATGGGGGATGTCATTTGCTTGGCAGCCAGAGGGACAGGCCACCACCCCACCCTTCCTTGccagcaccacacctggcagatGGAGAAACTGGGCCCATGGTTGCCTCTGCCCACACCCTCCTGTGGCTCTCATCTCCGTGGTCCAGCAGATGTGGGGAGCCAGGGTGAGGAATTTGGACACTGGAAAACGTGTGGAAGCAGTTAAAACCTGAAGGGACCAGGAGGGGCAGGGTGGGCACCCATCTCAGGATAAGTCGAGGAACAGCAGGCATTTTCCACGCCTGGCCCCTTGGCTCTGTTCTAAGAGTTCACACGCATTAACATTGCATTCCAGCTCAGTCAGACACTTTTCAgatgcccattttgcagataagcaAGTTGaagtacagagaggttaagttacatactcagagtcacacagccagcaagtggCAGAACGGGACTTGAGCACCAGCTGACTGGCTGCAGTCTGTGCCCTGAACCAGTTTGCAGTAGCATTGAGCGCTTTACGTGTCAGGCGGTTTGCAGGCACTTAGGGTCTTCGCAACAGCCCTTTGATGCCAAATGCTAAAATAATATCTGGGGAAAAGCTTTTGACCCCTTTtagcaaacaaaaattttatgatGGCAAGAATTTATCCTGCCTGGTTAAtctgatttttccctttttagtACATGGATGGTCCCTAACCTTACCCCTGAATAGAAAACTCACGACTTCCCCCAGAGCTGTGCAGCTctcaaagcatttttttccccctgagatggagtctcgctctgtagcccagactggagtgcagtggcgcgatctcggctcactgaagcctctgcctcccgggttcaagcctcctgagtagctgggattacaggcgtgtgccaccatgcccagctaatttttgtatttttagtagagacggggtttcaccatgttggtcaggctggtctcgaactccggacctcacgtgatctgcccgcctcgactgcccaaagtgctgggattacaggtgtgagtcaccacgcccggcctcaaagcATTTTTGTTAGCGGTCTTTTACGATTTCTCCACCGGGCggggtggatcacgcctgtaatcccagcactttgggagaccaaggcgggcggatcagaggtcaggagtttaacaccagcctggccaacctggtgaaaccccgtctctactaaaaatacaagaacattagctgggcgtggtggcaggtgcctgtaatcccagctactcaggaggctgaggcagaattgcttgaacccggacccaggaggcggaggttgcagtgagccgagatcgctccactgtattccagcctgggctacagagcgagactccgtctcaaaaaaagaaaattctcgcTTTTGCGGGTGGCGGCGAGCGCGGAGAGGACGCCATGAAGGCTTCGGGCACCCTACGAGAGTACAAGGTGGTGGGTCGCTGCCTGCGCACCCCCAAATGCCACACACAGCCCCTCTACCGCATGCAAATCTTTGCGCCTAATCATGTCGTCGCCAAGTCCCGCTTCTGGTACTTTGTATCTCAGTTAAAgaagatgggccgggcgcggtggctcacgcctgtaatcccagcactttgggaggccgaggtgggcggatcacaaggtcaggagatcgagaccacggtgaaaccccgtctctactaaaaatacaaaaaattagccgggcgcggttgtgggcgcctgtagtcccagctactcgggaggctgaggcaggagaatggcgtgaacccgggaggcggagcttgcagtgagccgagatcgcgccactgcactccagcctgggcgacagagccagactccgtctcaaaaaaaaaaaaaaaaaaaaaaagaagatgaagaagtctTCAGGGGAGACTGTCTACTGTGGGCAGGTGTTTGAGACGCACCCCCTGCCGGTGAAGAACTTCGGCATCTGGCTGCGCTGTGACTCCCGGAGCGGCACCCACAACATGTACCGGGAGTACCGGAAGCTGACCACTGCGGGTGCTGTCACCCAGTGCTACCGAGACACGGGCGctcgccaccgcgcccgggcccACTCTA is a genomic window containing:
- the LOC717246 gene encoding large ribosomal subunit protein eL20-like — translated: MKASGTLREYKVVGRCLRTPKCHTQPLYRMQIFAPNHVVAKSRFWYFVSQLKKMGRSSGETVYCGQVFETHPLPVKNFGIWLRCDSRSGTHNMYREYRKLTTAGAVTQCYRDTGARHRARAHSIQIMKVEEIAASKCRRPAVKQFHDSKIKFPLPHRVLRRQHKPRFTTKRPNTFF